A DNA window from Paenibacillus sp. HWE-109 contains the following coding sequences:
- a CDS encoding helix-turn-helix domain-containing protein has product MDRKAEILSELIDRRGSRRAFAEEIGIPPTTLQSMLSRGVGRASIDNVIKVCRALDITVEELVVMAEIQKPETIAAHHEGDNWTEEELEELERFKAFVRSKRQLQGD; this is encoded by the coding sequence GTGGATAGAAAGGCTGAAATTTTGTCTGAATTGATTGATAGACGGGGCAGCAGAAGGGCTTTTGCTGAGGAAATTGGCATTCCCCCAACAACACTCCAATCTATGCTCAGCCGCGGTGTTGGAAGAGCTTCCATTGATAATGTCATCAAAGTTTGCCGGGCATTAGATATTACCGTTGAAGAACTAGTCGTTATGGCTGAAATACAGAAGCCAGAAACGATTGCTGCCCATCATGAAGGGGATAATTGGACAGAAGAAGAGTTGGAGGAGCTTGAAAGGTTTAAAGCCTTTGTACGCTCCAAACGCCAACTTCAAGGAGATTAG
- a CDS encoding ImmA/IrrE family metallo-endopeptidase gives MLYDKLLKEAAALSIDVSERNLLPTTHGLYADNTIWINKRLSTRVEKSCILAEELGHHHTSVGDITDQSDVRNRKQELLARQWAHHKMIPLERLVDAHNARVKGRYEIAEFLGVTEEFLQAAIGRYLEKYGLYIILNEQYAIKLEPLGVVEIFQA, from the coding sequence ATGCTTTACGATAAGCTGCTCAAAGAAGCAGCTGCTTTATCCATTGATGTATCGGAGCGAAATTTATTACCAACTACTCACGGACTTTATGCAGACAATACCATTTGGATCAACAAGCGCTTATCCACCCGTGTAGAGAAGAGCTGTATTCTCGCTGAAGAATTAGGACATCACCACACCAGTGTTGGAGATATCACCGATCAGTCGGACGTCCGCAACAGAAAGCAGGAGCTTCTTGCCAGACAATGGGCACACCATAAGATGATTCCATTGGAGCGTCTTGTTGATGCACATAATGCCCGAGTTAAGGGACGTTATGAAATTGCCGAATTCCTTGGTGTAACGGAAGAATTCCTGCAAGCTGCCATTGGCCGCTATTTGGAGAAATATGGCTTGTATATCATATTAAATGAGCAGTACGCCATTAAATTAGAGCCGTTAGGCGTGGTTGAAATTTTCCAAGCTTGA
- a CDS encoding Ppx/GppA phosphatase family protein: MSSGTSIGIIDIGSNSIRLVIYEINAQGAYRVVSEHKDSARLSERIGYDGILHSKDIISIVPILSHYALLCRVHEVQTIRAVATAAIRNAANSAEIVRILEEQTGLHIEVLSGTEEARFGYLGVINSIDIQDGFIIDIGGGSTEVTLFRDRKLKHSVSFPFGAVNTTRQFMKNNNLIVQEMADIRRMVEEAISEHPWLKESPNLPMIGLGGTIRTLGKMSQKRNKYSLQLAHNYVLKSGELPAFLTLLSSLPLDKRKKIDGLSKERADIMVPGLMIMATIFEATQASACIISGSGLRDGLFHETFDPQHPIKHHVLEASIDNLLALHPNAAEKHVRHVDRMAMQLYQKLADKAELGERSQRYLHAAALLHRIGASIHYYQYLKHTQYMMANAHIDGLSHREIVICSFIATYKTKSRIHQQALAHKDLLTETDEALIIKLGTLLKLAIALDYSETQPVQELQLTKSETALTLKLMCIHNPILELKELAVVSKEFEKAWSLKLKTQAGVFSKT; encoded by the coding sequence ATGAGCAGCGGCACAAGTATCGGCATCATCGATATCGGATCGAACTCGATTCGGCTCGTCATTTACGAAATTAATGCCCAAGGGGCCTACCGTGTTGTGAGCGAGCACAAAGATTCAGCAAGACTAAGTGAGCGCATCGGATACGATGGCATTTTACATAGCAAAGATATTATTTCCATCGTTCCTATTCTTTCTCACTACGCCCTGCTATGTAGGGTACATGAAGTGCAAACCATTCGTGCCGTGGCGACGGCAGCTATCCGCAATGCAGCGAATTCAGCCGAAATCGTACGGATACTCGAAGAACAGACAGGCCTTCATATTGAGGTGCTGAGCGGGACAGAGGAAGCAAGATTTGGCTATCTGGGAGTCATCAATTCCATCGATATCCAGGATGGTTTCATCATTGACATAGGCGGTGGAAGTACGGAGGTCACTCTATTCCGTGATCGCAAGCTGAAACACAGCGTGTCCTTCCCATTCGGGGCTGTAAATACGACGCGTCAATTTATGAAAAATAACAACTTAATCGTACAAGAAATGGCCGATATTCGCCGGATGGTGGAGGAGGCAATCTCGGAGCATCCTTGGCTCAAAGAGTCGCCGAATCTGCCAATGATCGGTTTGGGTGGAACCATTCGAACGCTGGGCAAAATGAGTCAAAAGCGCAATAAATATTCGCTTCAACTCGCTCATAATTACGTACTGAAGTCAGGCGAGCTCCCGGCTTTCCTTACGTTGTTATCCTCATTGCCTTTAGATAAAAGAAAGAAGATAGACGGACTCTCCAAGGAACGAGCTGATATTATGGTGCCTGGTTTGATGATTATGGCTACCATTTTTGAAGCCACCCAGGCATCTGCCTGTATTATCAGCGGTTCCGGCCTTCGCGATGGTCTATTTCACGAAACGTTCGATCCACAGCATCCAATCAAACATCATGTACTGGAGGCCAGCATCGACAATTTGCTTGCGCTCCATCCCAATGCGGCTGAGAAGCATGTCAGGCATGTTGATCGCATGGCTATGCAGTTGTATCAGAAGCTGGCAGACAAAGCTGAGTTAGGCGAACGCTCCCAACGCTATCTGCATGCAGCAGCACTTCTCCACCGGATCGGCGCCAGTATCCATTACTATCAATATCTTAAACATACACAATATATGATGGCTAACGCCCATATCGACGGTCTCAGCCACCGTGAGATTGTGATTTGCTCCTTCATTGCGACGTACAAAACAAAAAGCCGGATCCATCAGCAAGCCCTTGCGCACAAGGACCTTCTGACGGAAACCGACGAGGCATTAATCATTAAATTAGGTACGTTACTCAAATTAGCAATCGCTTTGGATTACAGTGAAACTCAGCCGGTTCAGGAACTTCAGCTCACGAAAAGTGAAACGGCTCTAACCCTAAAGCTGATGTGCATTCACAATCCGATCTTGGAGTTAAAGGAACTCGCTGTGGTTAGCAAAGAATTCGAGAAAGCTTGGAGCTTGAAGCTTAAAACTCAAGCCGGAGTTTTTTCCAAGACGTAA
- a CDS encoding RNA degradosome polyphosphate kinase, whose amino-acid sequence MKEIKEVKEISTKYLNRDLSWIEFNWRVLEEAQDASTPLLERMKFLAIVSSNLDEFMSVRVAGLKDQIKAGYTKKDFTGYTPAGLIKRIMKRTAKMVTEQYKTYREVTRLLTKEGIVFTEYEDLNTSQKKAMDAYYHDIIFPVLTPMAVDQSRPFPLVHNHSVYLAVLLVREGDDLDDEPYFAIVQVPSNLSRYISVPTRTNSKKQEFILLEELMEHHIQSLFSGYIPISVHGFRVTRNADLTLNEEGAEDLLEEIEKELRRRRWGAPVRLEVQEGIHPYALAQLQDEFEIEEQIFEIDGPLDITYLMKLAGTLNGFENLRYPRVNAKYPVEFEDTVDFFDVLKNKDVLVHHPYETFDAVTDFIVHAAYDPHVLAIKMTLYRASGNSPIIQSLARAAESGKQVTVVVELKARFDEERNIAWARMLEKSGCHVVYGLVGLKTHAKITLVVRQEEHTLRRYVHVGTGNYNDSTARLYTDVGLFTSNSVIGEDASALFNEITGYSAPHDWQSFAVAPTDLKDKLFELIKRETEHARAGRPARIIAKMNSLSNQEMVDALYEASQAGVKIDLIIRGVCCLRPGVVGLSENITVRSIVDRFLEHSRIYYFENGGLVDVYLSSADWMTRNLTRRIELMCPVLDHEMKKMMIQILNVSLNDNVKARELMPNGMYSRIKNELTPYRSQFEALKITSWKKLRLEF is encoded by the coding sequence ATGAAAGAGATCAAAGAAGTCAAAGAGATTTCGACCAAGTACCTGAACCGTGATTTAAGCTGGATCGAGTTCAATTGGCGTGTTCTGGAGGAAGCGCAGGATGCGAGTACTCCACTGCTTGAACGTATGAAATTTCTGGCTATCGTATCTAGCAATCTCGATGAATTCATGAGTGTTCGCGTGGCTGGGCTCAAGGATCAAATTAAGGCGGGCTATACCAAGAAAGACTTCACAGGCTATACCCCCGCTGGACTCATCAAGCGTATTATGAAGCGTACGGCCAAAATGGTGACGGAACAGTACAAAACGTATCGGGAAGTTACAAGGCTGTTAACCAAAGAAGGTATTGTGTTTACGGAATATGAAGACTTGAATACGAGCCAGAAGAAAGCCATGGATGCGTATTATCACGATATTATTTTTCCAGTTCTAACGCCGATGGCTGTCGATCAAAGTCGTCCATTCCCACTCGTTCATAATCATTCTGTCTATTTGGCTGTCTTGTTGGTGCGAGAAGGCGATGATCTGGATGATGAACCTTATTTTGCCATCGTTCAAGTGCCAAGCAACTTATCCCGATACATCTCTGTACCCACAAGAACGAATAGTAAAAAACAAGAATTTATTTTGTTGGAAGAATTAATGGAGCATCATATCCAGTCCTTGTTCAGCGGCTATATTCCGATTTCGGTCCATGGATTCCGAGTGACTCGAAATGCAGATCTAACGCTGAATGAAGAAGGGGCCGAGGATCTGCTGGAGGAAATTGAGAAAGAGCTTAGACGCAGGCGCTGGGGCGCTCCTGTGAGGCTGGAAGTGCAAGAAGGGATTCATCCTTATGCGCTTGCCCAGCTTCAGGATGAATTTGAGATTGAAGAGCAGATATTCGAAATCGACGGGCCGCTCGATATCACCTATTTGATGAAGCTGGCGGGCACGCTGAATGGATTTGAGAATCTGAGGTATCCGCGCGTTAATGCCAAATATCCGGTTGAGTTCGAGGATACGGTCGATTTCTTCGACGTACTCAAAAACAAGGATGTGCTCGTACATCATCCGTATGAAACCTTCGATGCCGTGACCGATTTCATCGTTCATGCCGCTTATGATCCACACGTGCTCGCGATCAAAATGACATTGTACCGGGCAAGCGGTAACTCTCCGATTATTCAATCGCTCGCAAGAGCCGCGGAATCTGGCAAGCAGGTTACGGTAGTAGTTGAGCTTAAAGCCCGTTTCGATGAAGAGCGCAATATCGCGTGGGCTCGGATGCTGGAGAAATCAGGCTGTCATGTTGTATACGGCCTTGTTGGTCTCAAAACACACGCCAAGATAACGCTTGTTGTGCGTCAGGAAGAGCACACACTTCGCCGATATGTACATGTCGGAACTGGCAACTATAACGATAGCACAGCACGTTTGTATACAGACGTTGGCTTATTTACCTCAAACAGCGTCATTGGTGAAGATGCATCAGCACTCTTCAATGAGATTACAGGCTACTCTGCGCCGCATGATTGGCAGTCTTTTGCCGTGGCGCCAACCGATCTCAAAGATAAGCTCTTCGAGCTGATCAAGCGGGAAACCGAGCACGCCAGAGCAGGCAGACCGGCGCGTATTATCGCCAAGATGAACTCCTTATCCAATCAGGAGATGGTGGATGCGTTATATGAAGCCTCGCAAGCCGGCGTGAAGATCGATTTGATTATCCGCGGCGTATGCTGTTTACGGCCTGGTGTAGTGGGTCTAAGTGAGAATATTACGGTACGCAGCATTGTAGACCGATTCTTGGAACATTCGCGGATTTATTATTTCGAAAATGGCGGTTTGGTCGATGTTTACTTATCATCAGCCGATTGGATGACTCGTAACTTGACTCGTCGAATTGAGTTGATGTGTCCTGTACTTGATCACGAAATGAAGAAAATGATGATTCAAATTCTGAACGTAAGTCTTAACGATAACGTCAAAGCGCGGGAACTCATGCCTAACGGGATGTACAGCCGCATAAAAAATGAACTGACCCCTTATCGGAGCCAGTTCGAGGCATTGAAGATTACGTCTTGGAAAAAACTCCGGCTTGAGTTTTAA
- the ytvI gene encoding sporulation integral membrane protein YtvI: MRILNPRLVHQIFRGMWVALIILLIGFAFYFVIPLIYPFIFGWVLALMLNPVVNFFQFQLKFPRWLAVSLSMLLFISAMIAAITLLVANIVVELGSLADTLQLQINRWVEQFNVFINSTAFQEWIERINDFFENNPKYQETVNNNLSSTAGSIADISKFIISYVFDALRRFLTSLPNIATITIIVMLATFFISKDWYQLIKRYKGIFSEMIVKTTQLIRTDLQKALFGYLRAQLILVSLTALVVIIGLLVLRVDYAITIGLLTGLADLMPYLGTGAVMVPWILYVFFAQGDIYLGIGLSVLYGAIVIARQIMEPKVLASSVGLDPLATLIAMFVGLKLFGLLGLIIGPVSLILISAFYRARIFHDIAAYIHKGSIPPE; the protein is encoded by the coding sequence ATGAGAATCCTGAATCCCCGCTTAGTCCATCAGATATTCAGGGGTATGTGGGTGGCGCTTATCATCTTGCTAATCGGCTTTGCTTTCTATTTTGTGATTCCACTCATTTATCCTTTTATTTTTGGCTGGGTGCTGGCGCTTATGTTGAATCCTGTGGTTAATTTTTTCCAGTTCCAATTGAAATTTCCACGGTGGCTGGCTGTCTCCCTTTCCATGCTGTTATTTATAAGCGCTATGATTGCCGCGATCACGTTATTAGTTGCCAATATTGTGGTGGAACTAGGCTCTCTTGCGGATACTTTGCAGCTGCAAATTAACCGTTGGGTCGAACAATTCAATGTTTTCATTAATTCAACAGCATTCCAAGAGTGGATTGAACGAATCAATGATTTCTTTGAAAATAACCCCAAATACCAAGAAACGGTCAACAACAATCTGTCTTCAACCGCAGGTTCAATAGCCGACATTAGCAAATTTATTATCAGTTATGTCTTTGACGCTTTAAGAAGGTTCCTTACGTCTTTGCCGAACATCGCAACCATTACGATTATTGTGATGTTGGCTACTTTTTTCATCAGTAAAGACTGGTACCAACTGATTAAACGCTACAAAGGGATTTTCTCCGAAATGATCGTGAAAACAACACAATTAATTCGTACCGATCTGCAGAAGGCTTTGTTCGGCTATTTGCGCGCCCAGTTGATTCTGGTTTCGTTAACAGCGCTAGTTGTCATTATCGGACTGCTGGTTTTACGCGTAGATTATGCCATTACGATTGGTTTACTAACGGGTTTAGCCGATCTCATGCCTTATTTGGGAACTGGCGCTGTCATGGTCCCATGGATCCTTTATGTATTTTTCGCGCAAGGCGATATTTATTTAGGAATTGGGCTTAGTGTATTATATGGAGCCATCGTGATTGCCAGACAGATCATGGAACCCAAGGTACTTGCCTCTTCCGTAGGCTTAGATCCGCTTGCTACATTAATTGCCATGTTCGTCGGACTCAAACTTTTTGGACTATTGGGACTCATCATCGGCCCCGTGTCACTCATTCTGATTTCCGCCTTTTATCGCGCACGCATCTTTCATGATATCGCGGCCTACATACATAAAGGCTCGATTCCTCCTGAGTAG
- a CDS encoding FxsA family protein codes for MFRIIIAILILVPAIEITLLFTLGHYIGGWMTFALILLSGFLGVYFAKREGRKVLAYAKFEWSQGQLPAQHLLDGICIFLGGILLITPGFITDIFGFLLVFPYTRPIFKVLLLALIQKQISRGRISLINRR; via the coding sequence ATGTTTCGAATCATCATTGCCATATTAATTCTTGTACCTGCTATAGAAATCACACTTCTATTCACCCTGGGGCATTATATCGGCGGCTGGATGACCTTTGCGCTGATCTTGTTGAGCGGCTTCTTGGGTGTCTATTTTGCTAAACGGGAAGGGCGTAAAGTTCTGGCGTATGCCAAGTTTGAATGGTCGCAAGGGCAATTGCCTGCACAGCATTTATTGGATGGGATTTGTATTTTCTTAGGCGGTATTTTATTGATTACCCCAGGGTTTATAACTGATATTTTTGGATTTCTACTCGTTTTTCCATACACAAGACCGATATTCAAAGTTCTGCTCCTTGCCTTGATTCAAAAGCAAATCAGCAGAGGCCGTATCAGCTTAATAAATCGCAGATAA
- a CDS encoding acyl-CoA thioesterase, protein MTQERWHRHQLRVRYEETDQMGVVYHANYLTWFEIGRTEFIRGLGYSYRRIEDKGLFLPVVEAESKFKKPARYDDLVCIYTRVVEMSSVRLHFAYEVRKLPEALSTGLPDSSDFTTEPEGELLVIGTTKHVWVNPSWKPIRIEKEAPELWQLLTEYT, encoded by the coding sequence ATGACTCAGGAGCGTTGGCATCGACACCAGCTTCGTGTGCGATATGAAGAAACGGATCAAATGGGTGTGGTCTATCATGCCAACTATTTGACATGGTTTGAGATTGGACGAACGGAGTTCATTAGAGGGTTGGGGTATTCGTACCGCCGAATTGAAGATAAGGGGCTTTTTCTGCCTGTTGTTGAAGCGGAGAGTAAGTTCAAGAAGCCAGCCCGTTATGATGATCTGGTATGCATCTATACACGGGTGGTTGAGATGAGCAGTGTAAGGCTTCATTTTGCTTATGAAGTTCGCAAATTGCCAGAAGCCTTATCTACGGGATTACCGGATTCATCCGATTTTACAACAGAACCTGAGGGTGAATTACTTGTCATCGGCACAACCAAACATGTTTGGGTGAATCCTTCTTGGAAGCCAATACGTATAGAGAAGGAAGCGCCGGAATTGTGGCAGCTGCTAACCGAGTATACTTAA
- a CDS encoding spore germination protein, which translates to MRYSSWFFRKKYRTLPQTKAQKQAHTDFIDASLAQNLVVLQSIFTHTPDLIVREFTIKHTGEPAALVYLMGLVDKSSINNNVLKPLQFDTDITDTDGSFRLSIGQILRLNTWPLVENAILQGRSLLFVNGRLETFALDTQGWPQRAIEDPAIEASLKGAHQGFVETGTQNIALIRRYISNRELKMKELTVGLRANSAVSLLYLADVANPEVLQEFEDRIKMLDVDTVINTGELAEYIEDNPYSPFPQFILTERPDAAASQILQGRIVAVLDRSPSVLVGPVTFTSFFQSVDDYSTRWSIATFIRLLRVFAFFIATFLPAFYIAVISYHFEIIPIKLLLTIGEFRGRVPFPPFVEAVIMEITLEMMREAGVRLPAPVGQTVGIVGGIVIGQAIVQAGLINNIMVIVVAFTAIASFILPNYDMVAAIRLIRFAMMIAAAMFGFVGIIIGMMTMIGHLISLESLGTPYTTPFAPMRFADWKDTFIRMPVWKMRKRPLSARPIQSTRQVDNHPEGDGK; encoded by the coding sequence ATGCGATACTCGAGTTGGTTTTTCAGGAAAAAGTACCGTACACTTCCTCAAACAAAAGCTCAAAAACAAGCTCATACCGACTTCATAGACGCATCTTTAGCCCAGAACTTGGTGGTATTGCAAAGTATATTCACGCATACACCCGATCTCATTGTTCGAGAATTTACAATTAAACATACGGGGGAGCCAGCAGCGTTAGTCTATCTGATGGGGCTGGTCGATAAGAGTTCAATCAACAACAATGTATTGAAGCCGCTGCAATTCGATACAGATATTACCGACACGGATGGCAGCTTCCGCCTATCAATCGGCCAAATTCTCAGATTGAACACATGGCCGCTTGTTGAAAATGCGATCCTCCAAGGCCGCAGCTTGCTTTTCGTCAATGGACGGCTTGAGACATTTGCATTGGATACACAGGGATGGCCCCAGCGGGCAATCGAAGATCCAGCAATTGAGGCTTCATTAAAAGGCGCACACCAGGGCTTCGTAGAAACAGGTACCCAGAATATCGCTTTAATCAGACGTTATATTTCCAACAGAGAGCTGAAAATGAAGGAATTAACAGTGGGACTCCGAGCAAATTCAGCTGTTTCACTCCTTTACCTTGCAGATGTTGCGAACCCAGAAGTGCTGCAGGAGTTTGAAGACCGGATTAAGATGCTGGACGTTGATACAGTGATCAATACAGGAGAATTGGCTGAATATATCGAGGATAATCCTTACTCTCCATTCCCGCAATTTATTTTGACAGAACGGCCCGATGCGGCTGCGTCACAAATTTTGCAAGGAAGAATCGTCGCCGTACTGGATCGTTCCCCTAGCGTACTCGTTGGCCCTGTTACTTTCACTTCCTTCTTCCAAAGTGTAGACGATTACAGCACGCGTTGGTCGATCGCAACCTTTATACGCCTTCTTCGCGTATTCGCCTTTTTCATTGCAACCTTTTTACCCGCATTCTATATTGCCGTTATCTCCTATCACTTCGAGATTATCCCGATTAAGCTGCTGCTTACGATCGGCGAGTTCAGAGGGCGGGTACCGTTTCCTCCCTTCGTTGAGGCGGTTATTATGGAGATCACTCTTGAAATGATGCGTGAAGCAGGCGTGCGTTTGCCTGCCCCGGTTGGTCAAACCGTTGGGATAGTTGGCGGTATTGTTATTGGACAAGCCATTGTGCAAGCTGGACTCATCAATAACATTATGGTGATTGTCGTTGCGTTTACCGCTATCGCTTCCTTCATCCTGCCCAACTACGATATGGTTGCAGCTATCCGGCTCATCCGTTTTGCCATGATGATTGCGGCTGCCATGTTTGGCTTTGTCGGCATCATTATTGGCATGATGACCATGATTGGTCATTTGATTTCGCTGGAATCACTTGGCACGCCCTATACGACTCCTTTCGCCCCGATGCGTTTCGCGGATTGGAAGGATACCTTCATTCGGATGCCCGTGTGGAAAATGCGCAAGCGGCCTCTATCCGCAAGACCCATTCAATCCACTAGACAAGTAGATAATCATCCAGAAGGGGATGGCAAATGA
- a CDS encoding GerAB/ArcD/ProY family transporter, which translates to MNVSASSKITNLQYILINSGLQVSVFFLALPRILAEQAGTDGWVSLIIGWMITVAASLIVVKIMARYPEGTLLDLLTHYGGKWAGRTAAVCLLLYLFYFGYSCLVQTALITKEWLLPQTSAYMIILLLLIPTYIVAISGIRIIGRYAEIVTLVSLWIPLVYLLPLKEAHWLHLLPIAGEGWQPIGAGVPYSLYCFLGFVSTFIFYPFLQNKSQASMAITVSNSLTLLAHLFVTLVCYVYFSPDEIREYNEPAINVLKIIEFKFIERIEVIFIAFYLLVFSLGWIPALYICAYCTNWLRNTQAERNHVRFFCLLLAIGSFFFIPDFHQNEMIEQIFLRLGILIEYILPIFLLLYVSVHDRFSGRKKA; encoded by the coding sequence ATGAATGTATCTGCTAGCAGCAAAATAACAAATTTACAATACATTCTCATTAATTCAGGCTTGCAGGTGAGTGTCTTCTTTCTCGCATTGCCACGAATATTAGCCGAACAGGCTGGCACTGACGGGTGGGTTTCGCTCATCATTGGATGGATGATCACGGTGGCTGCAAGCCTGATCGTCGTCAAAATCATGGCCAGATACCCAGAGGGGACCTTGCTCGATCTCTTAACACACTATGGAGGCAAGTGGGCCGGACGAACAGCAGCTGTATGCCTACTCCTTTATCTCTTTTACTTTGGGTATAGCTGTCTCGTACAAACCGCTCTGATTACGAAAGAGTGGCTTCTCCCCCAAACATCTGCCTATATGATTATCCTGCTGCTGCTGATCCCAACCTATATCGTAGCCATCTCAGGAATTCGCATTATTGGCAGATACGCGGAGATTGTTACCCTCGTATCGTTATGGATTCCGCTCGTCTATTTACTTCCACTGAAAGAAGCTCACTGGCTGCACTTGCTTCCTATTGCAGGCGAAGGTTGGCAGCCAATAGGCGCTGGTGTCCCCTATTCGCTTTATTGCTTTCTAGGCTTCGTATCCACATTTATTTTTTATCCGTTTTTACAAAATAAATCACAAGCTTCCATGGCTATAACTGTCTCCAATTCCCTGACGCTGCTCGCTCATCTGTTCGTAACCTTAGTTTGCTATGTGTATTTTAGTCCAGACGAAATCCGGGAATATAATGAACCCGCCATCAACGTTTTGAAAATTATTGAGTTCAAATTTATCGAAAGGATCGAGGTAATCTTTATCGCTTTCTATCTGTTAGTCTTCTCCTTGGGCTGGATTCCCGCCTTGTACATCTGCGCCTATTGTACCAATTGGTTAAGAAATACGCAGGCCGAACGCAATCACGTCCGTTTCTTTTGTCTCTTACTGGCCATCGGTTCATTCTTCTTCATCCCAGATTTCCATCAAAATGAAATGATCGAGCAAATCTTTCTTAGGCTCGGAATCCTTATTGAATATATCCTTCCTATCTTCCTGCTCCTTTACGTTTCGGTACACGACCGGTTTTCGGGGAGGAAAAAGGCATGA